The Syntrophales bacterium genome contains a region encoding:
- a CDS encoding MogA/MoaB family molybdenum cofactor biosynthesis protein, which produces MLIHAGVITISDRGARGEREDKSGQEIIRMLTDATINVTHTMIIPDEKEQIKETLIECTDRRKLDLIVTTGGTGVSPRDVTPDATLEVIEREVPGMAEAMRRESATITPHAMISRAVVGIRGHSLIVNLPGSPKGVRENLAVILPALKHAVEKIRGDEAECAS; this is translated from the coding sequence ATGTTAATTCATGCCGGGGTTATCACGATAAGCGACAGAGGGGCACGGGGAGAACGGGAAGATAAAAGCGGTCAGGAGATCATCAGAATGCTAACAGATGCTACCATAAATGTCACCCATACCATGATCATTCCTGACGAAAAAGAGCAGATTAAAGAAACGCTCATCGAATGTACCGATAGAAGAAAGCTTGATCTGATCGTGACAACGGGTGGCACAGGCGTCAGTCCCCGGGATGTAACGCCAGACGCCACCCTGGAGGTAATCGAAAGAGAAGTACCCGGTATGGCAGAAGCGATGCGGCGGGAAAGCGCAACGATTACACCGCATGCGATGATATCGAGGGCTGTAGTGGGAATAAGAGGCCATTCGTTGATTGTTAATCTCCCCGGCAGCCCGAAAGGTGTCCGGGAAAATCTGGCGGTCATCCTCCCCGCCTTGAAACACGCCGTGGAGAAGATCAGGGGTGATGAGGCTGAATGTGCGTCTTGA
- the fusA gene encoding elongation factor G, whose protein sequence is MAKYEVKSLRNVAIVGHGGTGKTSLCESFLYIAGKSDRPGRVDEGTSCMDFEPEEQKRHISISAATNFFDWEKHGINIIDTPGDSNFTYDTQNCLRIVDGAIILIDAVGGVEFQTETVWKYADEFKLPRIVYINRMDRERADFFKAVEGIKNRLGIKATPLFLPVGVEESFKGVVDLMAMKALVFDDPKGSYRLEDIPADMMDRVEKYRETMVEDIAESDEKLMDKYLEGEELGLDDLKTGLKKGVVSGALIPIACGSAIKNIGVTPLLEMIVAYLPSPVDRGPVAGKKPDTGGVEKRSPEESAPFSAMVFKTIADPYAGRLTLFRVYSGTVRSDSNIYNSSRKFSERFGNIFFLEGKNQQPAGSLVPGDIAAVAKLKETATGDTVCDEKSPIVYEKVVPPPAVTSFAVEPKTRGDEEKIVSSINRLIEEDPSLTFHRDEQTKEMILSGLGQVHIEVAVEKMRRKFGLEVNLKTPKVPYKETIKGKTRVQGKYKRQSGGRGQYGDTWLELEPLPRGMGFEFVDRIVGGIIPQQYRPAVEKGIIEALGEGVLAGYPIVDVRVTLVDGSYHTVDSSEMAFKIAGSMGFKKGVLACQPTLLEPIVNIEIEIPDEYMGDVIGDLNSRRGRISGMDTRGAHQIVKGQVPLAEILNYAADLRSMTSGRGTFTYQHSHYEEVPPPIAERIIAASKKEE, encoded by the coding sequence ATGGCAAAATACGAGGTTAAATCTTTAAGAAATGTGGCCATCGTGGGACATGGGGGAACCGGAAAAACATCCCTCTGTGAGTCTTTTCTTTACATCGCCGGTAAATCAGACCGGCCGGGGAGGGTAGACGAAGGGACTTCCTGCATGGATTTTGAACCGGAGGAACAGAAGAGGCATATCTCGATCAGTGCGGCAACTAATTTCTTTGACTGGGAAAAGCACGGGATCAATATCATTGACACACCGGGGGATTCCAATTTTACCTATGATACCCAAAACTGCCTCCGTATTGTTGATGGCGCCATCATTTTAATAGATGCTGTCGGGGGGGTTGAATTTCAGACGGAGACGGTGTGGAAATACGCTGATGAGTTTAAACTCCCGAGGATCGTTTATATCAATAGAATGGACAGAGAAAGGGCAGATTTCTTCAAGGCTGTTGAGGGCATAAAGAACCGGTTGGGGATAAAAGCGACCCCTCTTTTTCTTCCCGTAGGTGTGGAAGAATCGTTTAAAGGGGTTGTAGACCTCATGGCGATGAAAGCCCTGGTCTTTGACGATCCAAAGGGAAGTTACAGGTTGGAAGACATTCCCGCCGATATGATGGACCGTGTTGAAAAATACAGAGAAACAATGGTGGAAGATATTGCTGAATCTGATGAAAAATTGATGGATAAATACTTAGAAGGGGAAGAACTCGGTCTCGACGACCTGAAGACCGGCCTGAAAAAAGGTGTCGTCTCAGGCGCCCTGATTCCGATTGCATGCGGATCAGCAATAAAAAATATCGGTGTTACACCGTTGCTGGAAATGATAGTCGCCTATCTCCCCTCACCGGTAGATCGTGGACCGGTGGCAGGAAAGAAGCCGGATACGGGGGGGGTGGAAAAAAGGTCTCCTGAGGAATCTGCTCCTTTCTCCGCCATGGTATTTAAAACTATTGCCGATCCTTATGCCGGTCGCCTGACTCTATTCAGGGTATATTCAGGAACGGTAAGGTCAGACTCCAACATCTACAACTCGTCCCGAAAGTTCAGTGAACGGTTCGGAAATATCTTTTTTCTGGAAGGGAAAAACCAGCAACCTGCCGGCTCCCTTGTACCGGGAGACATTGCCGCCGTGGCCAAATTAAAGGAGACAGCGACAGGAGACACCGTCTGCGACGAAAAATCGCCTATCGTTTACGAAAAGGTCGTTCCTCCTCCTGCTGTTACCTCTTTTGCCGTGGAACCTAAAACGAGAGGGGATGAAGAAAAGATCGTATCTTCTATCAACAGGTTGATTGAGGAGGATCCCTCCCTTACCTTTCACAGGGACGAACAGACCAAGGAGATGATCCTCTCCGGGCTGGGGCAGGTTCACATCGAAGTGGCGGTGGAAAAAATGCGGAGGAAATTCGGTTTGGAGGTCAATTTAAAGACACCCAAAGTCCCCTATAAAGAAACAATTAAAGGAAAAACGAGAGTTCAGGGAAAGTATAAAAGACAATCAGGGGGAAGGGGGCAGTACGGTGATACCTGGCTGGAGCTTGAACCACTCCCAAGAGGGATGGGCTTCGAATTTGTTGACAGGATCGTAGGAGGCATTATACCACAACAGTACAGACCTGCTGTCGAAAAGGGTATCATCGAGGCCCTGGGGGAAGGGGTCCTCGCCGGTTACCCCATTGTGGACGTGAGGGTTACCCTCGTTGATGGTTCGTACCATACTGTTGATTCATCGGAGATGGCCTTTAAGATAGCTGGATCGATGGGATTCAAGAAAGGCGTTCTGGCATGCCAGCCAACCCTTCTGGAACCGATTGTCAATATCGAGATCGAGATCCCTGATGAGTATATGGGTGACGTCATCGGTGATTTGAACAGCAGGCGTGGCAGGATCTCTGGCATGGATACGAGAGGAGCGCATCAGATAGTGAAGGGACAGGTCCCTCTCGCCGAGATTCTGAACTATGCAGCAGACTTGAGATCAATGACCAGCGGGAGAGGGACCTTCACCTACCAGCACTCCCATTATGAAGAGGTTCCACCTCCTATTGCCGAGAGAATCATCGCCGCCTCGAAGAAGGAAGAGTAA
- a CDS encoding outer membrane protein transport protein — translation MKRFKFGGVLGPIAILLLLPISNGHANITEPGAVGARGMGMASVVANPDDPIAAFYYNPAGLTRIEGENIAGGAEVVFVRMNYRNREGYNQRNHVTAPIPFFGYTTDRAKPVVLGIGIYSTLGVGFNFYKDPAHGIYDDIESSAGVMYLAPTIAYRINPRLAVGFELNIGYGAAEFNQPLRDPVTGTPLGMYLETEADGFGYGCTIGLLYELTPSLTAGLNWRSPMKTSLEGDAKLGGIDGSVDIDLYWPQMVSLGLAYKPNPRLTFSATAKWADWTYLDKSEFRFRGLPLPNQPLVKDSRDTMRYSAGVEYRYNDKIVLRTGYEYDEHSVDSKYLSPLLADVNFHMFFGGIGFESGNWKADLFFVYTAVIDRENTESLVGYPNGEVSGNVPVPGFEINYRF, via the coding sequence ATGAAAAGATTTAAGTTTGGTGGGGTTCTCGGCCCCATCGCAATCTTACTTCTGCTACCCATCAGCAACGGTCATGCCAACATTACGGAACCCGGGGCGGTTGGCGCAAGGGGGATGGGTATGGCAAGCGTGGTGGCGAACCCGGACGATCCGATTGCCGCTTTCTACTATAATCCCGCAGGACTTACGAGGATCGAAGGCGAAAATATAGCAGGAGGAGCTGAGGTTGTTTTTGTTCGCATGAATTACCGGAACAGGGAGGGATATAATCAAAGAAATCACGTGACGGCGCCGATACCGTTTTTTGGCTATACTACCGACAGGGCCAAGCCGGTGGTGCTCGGCATCGGAATCTACAGCACATTAGGGGTGGGATTTAATTTCTATAAGGATCCTGCCCACGGTATCTATGATGATATTGAATCCTCGGCAGGGGTCATGTATTTGGCACCTACCATCGCCTACCGAATAAACCCCCGTCTTGCAGTAGGGTTTGAACTGAACATCGGGTATGGAGCAGCGGAGTTTAACCAGCCTTTACGGGATCCTGTAACCGGCACTCCCCTGGGGATGTACCTGGAAACAGAAGCCGACGGATTTGGCTATGGCTGCACTATCGGGCTTCTTTACGAACTCACTCCTTCATTAACAGCTGGTCTCAACTGGCGAAGCCCCATGAAAACTTCCCTAGAGGGGGACGCCAAATTAGGGGGAATAGATGGCAGTGTAGATATCGATCTCTACTGGCCCCAGATGGTCAGCCTGGGCCTGGCCTATAAGCCGAATCCAAGGCTGACCTTCAGTGCCACCGCAAAGTGGGCGGATTGGACATATCTCGACAAATCAGAATTCCGGTTCAGAGGCCTTCCCCTCCCGAATCAGCCCTTGGTCAAGGATTCGAGGGATACGATGAGGTATTCCGCCGGGGTGGAGTACAGGTATAATGATAAGATCGTCCTGCGCACCGGTTATGAGTATGATGAACACTCCGTTGATTCGAAATATCTCTCCCCTCTCCTTGCCGATGTGAATTTCCACATGTTCTTCGGTGGCATAGGCTTCGAGTCGGGCAACTGGAAAGCCGATCTCTTCTTTGTTTATACGGCTGTTATTGATAGAGAGAATACGGAGAGCTTGGTAGGGTATCCCAATGGAGAAGTATCGGGGAATGTACCGGTACCGGGCTTTGAGATAAATTACCGTTTCTAA
- a CDS encoding Mut7-C RNAse domain-containing protein, which yields MKFITDANLGKLAKWLRILGYDTTFYTGNADRDFLRKAQREGRIALTRKRDLAKREFSGRLFVIQNDHVQDQIREVMEEFSLHPQPERLFTICLKCNEELEKVPKGEIAGMVPPYVFENCSQFHRCPRCRGIFWPGTHRDNIHHFFKTHIQPHHP from the coding sequence ATGAAGTTTATTACAGATGCTAACCTGGGAAAACTGGCTAAGTGGCTGCGGATCTTAGGGTACGATACCACTTTCTATACCGGCAATGCGGATCGAGACTTTTTAAGGAAGGCCCAGAGGGAAGGAAGAATTGCCCTGACAAGAAAAAGGGATCTGGCGAAAAGAGAATTTTCGGGTCGGTTGTTTGTCATTCAAAATGACCACGTCCAGGATCAGATCAGAGAGGTAATGGAGGAATTTTCCCTCCATCCTCAACCGGAGAGGTTGTTCACCATCTGCCTTAAATGTAATGAGGAATTAGAAAAAGTTCCCAAGGGGGAGATTGCCGGCATGGTCCCTCCTTACGTTTTTGAAAATTGCTCCCAATTTCACAGATGTCCCCGATGCAGAGGGATCTTCTGGCCCGGTACTCACAGAGATAATATCCATCATTTTTTCAAGACGCACATTCAGCCTCATCACCCCTGA
- a CDS encoding AIR synthase-related protein: MADRIEIGFKEGVRDALGEKVRRRIVEHLQIHIDEVETIEVYTIDGQLTGEELKKVATGPLSDPIIHDFAINMGLADRFDWLIEVGFKPGVTDNVGKTAREAIELLLGKPSEHLAGVYTSRQYVIRGPIGRTDAEKIASALLANELIERYEIVNGRTWDREKGMTPYVPRVVVADLPKTEEIGLDVDDQSLLRISNERVLALNLEEMKALRDYLKDEAIVRERRKVGLGEKMTDAELECLAQTWSEHCKHKIFNSLITYKDEHGRIIRINSLFDSYIKRATTEIRERLGANDWCLSVFADNAGIIKFNDDRNLVFKVETHNSPSALDPYGGALTGIVGVNRDPFGTGKGAKLIFNTDVFCFAPPTYAKPLPKRILHPRRIYEGVREGVEHGGNKSGIPTVNGCIVFDERYLGKPLVYCGTGGIMPSRIRGEPTHTKEVLPGDLIVMTGGRIGKDGIHGATFSSEELHEGSPVTAVQIGDPITQKKMTDFLLVARDQGIYRCITDNGAGGLSSSVGEMARLSGGCEMDLKKAPLKYAGLNPWEILISESQERMTLAVDPSKVNAFLALARKMDVEATVLGRYTDAGKFHVLYGDKTVAYLEMNFLHEGLPQMQLHAKWLSPQHKEPDFPEPEDMGQALKDMLSRLNICSKESVVRQYDHEVQGGSVIKPLVGVANDGPSDAAVIRPILDSFEGIVVANGICPRYSDIDTYHMVACAIDEAIRNCLAVGGALDRMAGLDNFCWCDPIQSEKTPDGEYKLAQLVRANMALYDYTTAYGVPCISGKDSMKNDYQIGGIKISIPPTLLFSVIGKMEDVRRAITMDAKESGHLVYILGTTYPELGGSEWYAMHGYIGNRVPKVKAKEAKRLYEALSRAIQAGLVASCHDISDGGLGVALAETAFAGGLGMTIDLALVPAEGIDRDDILLFSESQSRFVVTVSPALKERFEEMMESCTTVSQIGVVLSESLLKISGIRGGRIIEEDIVHLKALWQKPLLLDTAIF; this comes from the coding sequence GATCGAGGTAGGTTTCAAGCCTGGTGTCACAGATAACGTGGGAAAGACGGCAAGGGAGGCCATAGAACTTCTCCTGGGAAAGCCATCGGAGCACCTTGCCGGGGTTTATACCTCCAGGCAGTATGTGATCAGAGGTCCGATCGGCAGGACTGATGCGGAAAAGATCGCCTCTGCCCTCCTTGCCAATGAACTCATCGAACGCTATGAAATTGTAAACGGCAGGACATGGGATAGGGAGAAGGGGATGACCCCTTATGTGCCACGAGTGGTGGTCGCTGACCTGCCGAAGACGGAAGAGATTGGCCTGGATGTGGACGATCAGTCGCTATTACGGATCAGCAACGAGAGGGTCCTGGCCCTGAATCTCGAGGAAATGAAAGCTCTCCGTGATTACCTGAAAGATGAGGCGATCGTGAGGGAGAGGAGAAAAGTCGGTCTCGGTGAGAAAATGACCGATGCCGAGCTGGAATGTCTCGCCCAGACCTGGTCCGAACACTGTAAACACAAGATATTTAACAGTCTCATCACTTACAAAGATGAGCATGGCAGAATCATCAGGATTAATTCCCTCTTCGACAGTTATATAAAGAGGGCTACGACGGAAATCAGGGAGCGTCTGGGCGCCAATGACTGGTGCCTCTCTGTCTTTGCCGATAATGCCGGCATCATTAAATTCAATGATGACCGTAACCTGGTCTTCAAGGTAGAGACCCACAATTCTCCCTCGGCCCTCGATCCCTACGGCGGCGCCCTTACCGGGATCGTCGGTGTGAACAGGGACCCATTTGGTACGGGAAAGGGGGCAAAACTGATCTTCAATACCGATGTCTTCTGCTTTGCCCCTCCCACATATGCAAAACCCCTGCCGAAGCGGATTCTCCACCCGCGGCGTATCTATGAAGGTGTTCGAGAAGGGGTGGAACACGGGGGAAACAAGAGCGGCATCCCCACAGTCAATGGATGCATTGTCTTTGACGAGCGTTATCTGGGAAAACCCCTTGTCTATTGTGGAACAGGGGGGATCATGCCTTCCCGTATCCGGGGAGAGCCAACACACACGAAAGAGGTTCTGCCTGGCGATCTGATTGTCATGACCGGCGGCAGGATCGGCAAAGACGGTATCCACGGGGCGACCTTTTCTTCGGAAGAACTGCATGAGGGTTCCCCTGTGACCGCTGTCCAGATCGGTGATCCCATCACCCAGAAGAAGATGACCGATTTCCTCCTGGTGGCAAGAGATCAGGGGATATATCGTTGTATTACCGATAACGGTGCCGGCGGCCTCTCCTCGTCGGTGGGTGAGATGGCCCGCCTCTCCGGTGGCTGTGAGATGGACCTGAAAAAGGCACCCCTGAAGTACGCTGGCTTGAACCCCTGGGAAATCCTCATCTCCGAATCTCAGGAGAGGATGACCTTAGCGGTAGACCCGAGCAAGGTGAATGCATTTCTTGCACTGGCCAGGAAGATGGATGTGGAGGCTACCGTACTCGGCAGATATACCGATGCGGGAAAGTTCCATGTCCTGTATGGGGATAAAACGGTAGCCTATCTGGAGATGAATTTCCTCCATGAAGGGCTTCCCCAGATGCAGTTGCACGCAAAGTGGTTGTCACCCCAACACAAAGAGCCGGATTTTCCAGAGCCGGAGGATATGGGGCAGGCCCTGAAAGATATGCTCTCCCGGTTGAATATATGCAGCAAGGAGTCTGTTGTCAGACAGTACGACCACGAGGTCCAGGGAGGTAGCGTGATCAAACCCCTGGTGGGTGTTGCCAATGACGGGCCTTCCGATGCTGCGGTGATCCGCCCCATTCTCGATTCCTTTGAAGGGATTGTGGTAGCCAACGGTATCTGTCCCCGTTACAGCGATATTGATACCTATCACATGGTGGCCTGTGCCATTGATGAGGCTATAAGAAACTGCCTCGCCGTGGGCGGCGCCCTCGACCGGATGGCCGGGCTGGATAATTTCTGCTGGTGTGATCCGATCCAGTCGGAAAAGACGCCCGACGGCGAGTATAAGCTGGCCCAGCTTGTCCGGGCGAACATGGCCCTTTACGATTACACGACAGCCTACGGTGTCCCCTGTATCTCGGGGAAAGACAGTATGAAAAACGACTACCAGATCGGAGGGATAAAGATCTCGATCCCTCCCACCCTCCTGTTCTCTGTTATCGGAAAGATGGAGGATGTGAGACGGGCCATCACGATGGATGCCAAGGAGTCAGGTCATCTCGTCTATATCCTTGGTACTACCTATCCTGAACTCGGTGGTTCCGAGTGGTACGCGATGCACGGCTATATCGGGAATCGGGTTCCGAAGGTCAAGGCGAAAGAGGCTAAGAGGCTGTATGAGGCCCTGAGCCGGGCTATCCAGGCGGGGCTTGTGGCTTCCTGTCATGACATCTCTGATGGGGGGCTCGGTGTTGCCCTTGCCGAGACTGCCTTTGCCGGCGGATTGGGCATGACGATAGACCTGGCCCTCGTTCCTGCGGAGGGGATCGACCGGGATGACATCCTCCTCTTTTCGGAGTCCCAGAGCAGATTTGTCGTCACGGTCTCCCCCGCCTTAAAGGAACGCTTCGAAGAGATGATGGAAAGTTGCACCACTGTAAGCCAGATCGGGGTGGTACTTTCCGAAAGCCTGTTAAAGATAAGCGGCATCAGGGGAGGACGGATTATCGAGGAGGACATCGTCCATTTAAAGGCTCTGTGGCAGAAACCGCTTTTACTTGACACTGCCATTTTTTAA